The following are encoded together in the Panicum virgatum strain AP13 chromosome 6K, P.virgatum_v5, whole genome shotgun sequence genome:
- the LOC120712525 gene encoding subtilisin-like protease SBT1.5 produces MALLTRPRFRHYPALLPLLLVAAAAAAACAGGRGAERTYIVRVDADAKPSVYPTHAHWYEAAVLAAAGDGAGSWPEGGPLIHTYSAALHGFSARMSPAAAAALAAAPGVAAVVPERLRRLATTRSPRFLGLLSSPPSALLADSDFGADLVVAVVDTGISPAHRSFHDRGLGPVPPRWRGACASGPGFPPASCNRKLVGARFFSKGYEATSGRMNETAEVRSPLDTDGHGTHTASIAAGRYVFPASTLGYARGVAAGMAPKARLAAYKVCWLGGCFDSDILAAFDAAVADGVDVVSLSVGGVVVPYYLDAIAIGAFGATEAGIVVSASAGNGGPGGLTVTNVAPWMATVGAGSMDRAFPANVRLGDGQVLDGVSVYGGPVLEPGKMYELVYAGASGGGASSSAADGYSASMCLDGSLDPAAVRGKIVVCDRGVNSRAAKGDVVRRAGAVGMVLANGAFDGEGLVADCHVLPATAVGAAAGDKLRKYIASSTKQRPAKGTIVFEGTHLGVHPAPVVAAFSARGPNPQSPEILKPDLIAPGLNILAAWPSGVGPAGIPSDTRRTEFNILSGTSMACPHVSGLAALLKAAHPTWSPAAIKSALMTTAYVRDNRNGTMVDESTGAAAGAFDFGAGHVDPMRAMDPGLVYDIAPRDYVSFLCNLNYTEQNIRAITRRQADCRGARRAGHAGNHLNYPSLSATFAAGAGTGGGAAAAAATTTMRTHFIRTATNVGGGPAVYRASVSAPVGCNVTVQPRRLAFRRDGQRLSFTVRVEAAVAPGERMEPGSSEVRSGALTWSDGRHVVRSPIVVTVQAPLQ; encoded by the coding sequence ATGGCGCTGCTGACGCGGCCGCGCTTCCGCCACTACCCcgccctgctgccgctgctgctggtggctgctgctgcggcagcggcgtgcGCCGGCGGCAGGGGAGCGGAGCGGACCTACATCGTGCGGGTGGACGCGGACGCCAAGCCGTCGGTGTACCCGACCCACGCGCACTGGTacgaggcggcggtgctggcggcggccggggacggcGCGGGGAGCTGGCCCGAGGGGGGCCCGCTGATCCACACCTACTCGGCCGCCCTCCACGGCTTCTCCGCGCGGATgtcccccgcggccgccgccgcgctggccgccgcccccggggTGGCGGCCGTGGTGCCCGAGCGCTTGCGGCGCCTGGCCACCACGCGCTCCCCGCGGTTCCTCGGCCTGCTCTCCTCCCCGCCCTCCGCGCTGCTGGCCGACTCCGACTTCGGGGCGgacctcgtcgtcgccgtcgtcgacaCCGGCATCTCCCCCGCGCACCGCAGCTTCCACGACCGCGGCCTGGGCCCCGTCCCGCCCCGGTGGCGCGGGGCGTGCGCGTCGGGGCCCGGGTTCCCGCCGGCCTCCTGCAACCGCAAGCTCGTCGGCGCGCGTTTCTTCTCCAAGGGGTACGAGGCCACCTCGGGGCGCATGAACGAGACCGCCGAGGTCAGGTCGCCGCTCGACACCGACGGCCACGGGACGCACACCGCGTCTATCGCCGCGGGGAGGTACGTGTTCCCGGCGTCCACGCTCGGGTACGCGCGCGGGGTGGCGGCCGGGATGGCTCCCAAGGCGCGCCTGGCCGCGTACAAGGTGTGCTGGCTCGGCGGGTGCTTCGACTCCGACATCCTCGCGGCCTTCGACGCGGCTGTTGCAGACGGCGTCGATGTGGTCTCGCTCAGtgtcggcggcgtggtcgtcccGTACTACCTCGACGCCATCGCCATTGGGGCGTTCGGCGCGACCGAGGCCGGGATCGTCGTGTCGGCTTCCGCCGGCAACGGCGGCCCCGGCGGGCTCACGGTGACCAATGTTGCGCCCTGGATGGCAACCGTCGGGGCCGGGTCCATGGACCGCGCGTTCCCGGCCAACGTGCGGCTCGGCGACGGCCAGGTGCTCGACGGCGTGAGCGTGTACGGGGGGCCCGTGCTCGAGCCAGGCAAGATGTACGAGCTGGTGTACGCgggggctagcggcggcggcgcgtcctcGTCTGCGGCCGACGGCTACTCGGCGTCGATGTGCCTGGACGGGTCGCTGGACCCGGCCGCGGTGCGCGGCAAGATCGTGGTGTGCGACCGCGGCGTGAACTCGCGCGCCGCCAAGGGGGACGTGGTCCGCCGCGCGGGCGCCGTCGGGATGGTGCTGGCCAACGGGGCGTTCGACGGCGAGGGCCTCGTCGCCGACTGCCACGTCCTGCCGGCGACCGCCGTCGGCGCTGCTGCGGGCGACAAGCTCCGCAAGTACATTGCCTCGTCCACCAAGCAGAGGCCGGCCAAGGGCACCATCGTGTTCGAAGGCACCCACCTCGGCGTGCACCCGGCGCCGGTGGTGGCCGCGTTCTCGGCGCGCGGCCCGAACCCGCAGTCCCCGGAGATCCTGAAGCCGGACCTGATAGCCCCCGGCCTCAACATCCTCGCCGCGTGGCCCAGCGGCGTGGGCCCGGCCGGCATCCCCTCCGACACCCGGCGCACCGAGTTCAACATCCTCTCGGGCACCTCCATGGCCTGCCCGCACGTGTCCGGCCTCGCCGCGCTGCTCAAGGCGGCGCACCCGACCTGGAGCCCGGCGGCGATCAAGTCGGCGCTCATGACCACGGCGTACGTGAGGGACAACCGCAACGGCACGATGGTGGATGAGTcgaccggcgcggcggccggcgcgttcGACTTCGGCGCCGGGCACGTGGACCCGATGCGCGCCATGGACCCGGGGCTCGTCTACGACATCGCCCCGCGGGACTACGTCAGCTTCCTCTGCAACCTCAACTACACGGAGCAGAACATCCGCGCCATCACGCGGCGCCAGGCGGactgccgcggcgcgcggcgcgccgggcaCGCGGGCAACCACCTCAACTACCCGTCCCTCTCCGCCacgttcgccgccggcgccggcaccggcggaggggcggcggcggcggcggcgacgacgacgatgaggacCCACTTCATCCGGACGGCGACCAACgtcggcggcgggccggcggtgTACCGCGCGTCGGTCAGCGCCCCCGTGGGGTGCAACGTGACGGTGCAGCCCCGGCGGCTGGCGTTCCGGCGCGACGGGCAGCGGCTGAGCTTCACGGTGCGGGTGGAGGCCGCGGTGGCGCCCGGGGAGAGGATGGAGCCCGGGAGCTCGGAGGTGCGCAGCGGCGCGCTGACGTGGAGCGACGGCCGGCACGTCGTCCGCAGCCCGATCGTGGTGACGGTGCAGGCGCCGCTGCAGTGA